The proteins below are encoded in one region of Alistipes indistinctus YIT 12060:
- a CDS encoding YebC/PmpR family DNA-binding transcriptional regulator, whose translation MGRAFEYRKARKLKRWGNMARTFTKLGKEIEIAVKAAGPDPGGNTRLRVLIQNAKAANMPKENVERAIKRAVSKDTADYKEMVYEGYAPFGIAMIIETATDNSTRTVANVRSYFNKAGGSLGTTGSVDFMFDHKCVFKITKVEGIDLDELELELIDCGVDEVFADENEIVIYGSFEAYGKIQKYIEDHNYELISGEFERIPLDTKEVTDEQRASIEKLIEKFEEDDDVTNVFHNMKESETDGAE comes from the coding sequence ATGGGAAGAGCATTCGAATACCGCAAAGCACGCAAGCTGAAACGCTGGGGGAACATGGCCCGCACCTTCACCAAGCTGGGCAAGGAAATTGAGATCGCCGTCAAGGCGGCCGGACCCGACCCGGGGGGAAACACCCGTCTGCGTGTGCTGATCCAGAATGCCAAGGCGGCGAACATGCCCAAAGAGAACGTCGAGCGGGCTATCAAACGCGCCGTATCGAAAGACACTGCCGACTACAAGGAGATGGTCTACGAAGGCTACGCTCCGTTCGGCATCGCCATGATCATCGAAACCGCTACCGACAATTCGACCCGCACCGTAGCCAATGTCCGCAGTTATTTCAATAAGGCGGGCGGATCGCTGGGCACCACCGGTTCCGTGGATTTCATGTTCGATCACAAGTGCGTCTTCAAAATTACGAAAGTCGAAGGCATCGACCTCGACGAACTGGAACTGGAGCTGATCGACTGCGGCGTGGACGAAGTATTCGCAGACGAGAACGAAATCGTCATCTATGGCAGCTTCGAAGCATACGGCAAAATCCAGAAATACATCGAGGATCACAACTACGAACTGATCAGCGGTGAATTCGAACGCATTCCGCTCGACACGAAAGAGGTGACCGACGAACAACGCGCATCGATCGAGAAACTGATCGAGAAATTCGAAGAAGACGATGACGTCACCAACGTTTTCCACAACATGAAAGAATCGGAAACGGATGGCGCCGAGTAA
- a CDS encoding L-threonylcarbamoyladenylate synthase produces MTLDEQINQALEVLRRGGIILYPTDTVWGIGCDATNPEAVGKIYALKKSENKKSMLVLLDQIEKVSLYIQKVPDVAWQLYEVADKPLTLILPEARGVAANLIPEEGTLGIRIADHEFCKRLIRKLRKPLVSTSANITGQPTPATFSEISKEIVDGVDLVIDPQFDEHPTHKASSILMVGIDGEIKIIRA; encoded by the coding sequence ATGACTTTGGACGAACAGATCAATCAAGCGCTGGAAGTGCTTCGCCGCGGGGGAATCATCCTCTATCCCACCGATACGGTTTGGGGTATCGGATGCGATGCGACGAATCCGGAAGCGGTCGGGAAAATATATGCACTGAAAAAGAGTGAAAACAAAAAGAGCATGCTGGTGCTGCTCGACCAGATCGAAAAGGTGTCGCTTTATATCCAGAAGGTACCGGACGTAGCGTGGCAGTTGTACGAAGTGGCGGACAAGCCGCTGACGCTGATTCTACCCGAGGCGCGCGGCGTAGCGGCTAACCTGATTCCCGAAGAAGGAACGCTCGGGATCCGCATTGCCGACCATGAGTTCTGCAAACGTTTGATCCGCAAATTGCGCAAACCGTTGGTTTCGACCTCGGCCAATATTACCGGCCAACCCACTCCGGCCACTTTCAGCGAAATTTCGAAAGAGATCGTCGACGGCGTCGATTTGGTCATTGATCCGCAGTTCGACGAGCATCCGACGCATAAAGCGTCGTCGATCCTGATGGTCGGCATAGATGGTGAAATCAAAATTATCCGGGCCTGA
- a CDS encoding acyl-CoA thioesterase, whose protein sequence is MTTTPIQMRFADVDMLGHVNNVNQQHYFDVGKSDFFAQVLDPAPNWKQEGLITVSTYNDYLAQIRYGEPIAVLTRIEKVGNKSFTLFQQIVNTATQEVKTQSRSVLVAFDFVAQVSIPLLEPWRKSFGKQL, encoded by the coding sequence ATGACAACGACTCCGATCCAGATGCGTTTTGCCGATGTCGATATGCTGGGACATGTCAACAACGTCAACCAGCAGCACTATTTCGACGTGGGTAAAAGCGATTTCTTCGCGCAGGTGCTCGATCCTGCGCCCAATTGGAAACAAGAGGGACTGATTACCGTTTCGACCTATAACGACTATCTGGCCCAGATCCGTTACGGAGAGCCGATTGCCGTGCTGACCCGCATCGAGAAGGTCGGGAACAAAAGTTTTACGCTTTTCCAGCAGATTGTCAATACCGCGACACAAGAGGTGAAAACCCAGAGCCGTTCCGTGCTGGTCGCTTTTGATTTCGTGGCCCAAGTATCCATTCCGTTGTTAGAGCCGTGGCGGAAAAGTTTCGGAAAACAACTTTAA
- the glyA gene encoding serine hydroxymethyltransferase, whose protein sequence is MTKDTKLFDLIEQEKQRQMQGIELIASENFVSDQVMQAMGSVLTNKYAEGYPGARYYGGCQVVDQVEQLAIDRLCKLFGAEYANVQPHSGAQANMAVFFTVLQPGDTFMGLDLAHGGHLSHGSPVNTSGLLYKAIGYKLSEETGTVDYDAMERLALEHKPKMIIGGASAYSREWDYKRMREIADKVGALLMIDMAHTAGLIAAGLLDNPVKYAHIVTSTTHKTLRGPRGGVILMGKDFDNPWGVKTPKGEIKKMSAMLNSAVFPGIQGGPLEHVIAAKAVAFGEALEPSYKEYQTQVKKNAAAMAEAFAKRGYKIVSGGTDNHLLLIDLRTKFPELTGKAAEKVLVQADITTNKNMVPFDSRSPFQTSGIRVGAPAITTRGLKETQMDQIVDFIDRVLNEPENPDNIAQVRKEVNALMKNYPLFAW, encoded by the coding sequence ATGACTAAAGACACCAAACTTTTCGATCTGATCGAACAGGAAAAACAGCGCCAGATGCAAGGTATCGAGCTGATCGCTTCGGAGAACTTCGTGAGCGACCAGGTGATGCAGGCTATGGGCTCGGTACTGACCAACAAATACGCCGAGGGCTATCCCGGCGCACGTTATTACGGCGGCTGCCAGGTCGTAGACCAGGTGGAACAACTGGCTATAGATCGGCTCTGCAAACTGTTCGGCGCCGAGTATGCCAACGTACAGCCGCACTCGGGAGCTCAAGCCAATATGGCCGTCTTTTTCACCGTACTCCAACCGGGAGACACCTTCATGGGACTCGACCTCGCACACGGCGGCCACCTTTCGCACGGTTCGCCCGTCAACACCTCAGGCCTTCTCTACAAAGCCATCGGTTACAAACTCTCCGAAGAGACCGGGACGGTCGACTACGATGCCATGGAACGGCTCGCTCTGGAGCACAAACCCAAAATGATTATCGGCGGGGCATCGGCTTACAGCCGCGAATGGGATTATAAGCGGATGCGTGAAATCGCCGACAAGGTCGGGGCTTTGCTGATGATCGACATGGCGCATACGGCAGGTCTGATCGCCGCCGGACTGCTCGACAACCCGGTCAAATATGCGCACATCGTCACCTCGACAACGCACAAAACCCTGCGCGGGCCGCGCGGCGGCGTTATCCTGATGGGGAAAGACTTCGACAATCCGTGGGGCGTTAAGACCCCGAAGGGCGAAATCAAGAAAATGTCGGCGATGCTCAACTCTGCCGTATTCCCCGGCATCCAGGGCGGTCCGCTGGAACATGTGATTGCAGCCAAGGCCGTCGCATTCGGCGAAGCACTCGAACCGTCCTACAAGGAATACCAGACTCAAGTCAAGAAAAATGCCGCAGCCATGGCCGAAGCATTTGCCAAGCGGGGATATAAGATCGTTTCGGGCGGCACGGACAACCACCTGCTGCTGATCGACCTGCGCACGAAATTCCCGGAATTGACCGGCAAGGCAGCCGAAAAGGTGCTGGTACAGGCCGATATTACGACCAACAAAAATATGGTGCCCTTCGACTCGCGCTCCCCGTTCCAGACCTCCGGTATCCGTGTGGGTGCCCCGGCCATCACGACCCGTGGACTGAAAGAGACACAGATGGATCAGATCGTCGATTTCATCGACCGTGTCCTGAACGAACCCGAAAATCCGGACAATATCGCCCAGGTACGCAAAGAGGTCAATGCCCTGATGAAAAACTACCCGCTGTTCGCGTGGTAA
- a CDS encoding glycoside hydrolase family 2 protein, producing MKRNLFLCCLLALAATVSLGRTVAKIPLPEHPRPDFERSEWINLNGPWAFTFNEALAQKALQTGQTGTFDHTINVPFPWGSPLSGVANLGDSAWYARQVSIPESWRGKRVFLVIGAADWGTKVWLNGRYLGAHEGGYTPFEFELTPNLQFGMPQNLVIGVEDKGGNDRLAGKQGYGNARGIWQTVYLEARGNDYIDYVHFTPDIDRSAVKVQVGLNGVPAKDATIRIKFKNGEQTDFTYQPKGKAKKSTVQEFEIPLSDQRLWELDDPYLYETTVSLYANGQPQDQVDSYFGQRKISTTMLPGSDYPYVALNNKPVYLQLCLDQSYHPEGYYTFPSDEFMRDEILLSKRLGLNGNRIHIKVEVPRKLYWADKLGLLIMADTPNFWGEPTDSAKKDWEHCMRAQVKRDYNHPSIFSWVNFNETWGLFTNTGGTDEKGKPKRAFLPETQEWVRSMYHETKKLDPSRLVEDNSPCNEDHVQTDLNTWHGYHPGYQWEETIAQFDDNTYPGSTHNYIGGNRQGGEPMFNSECGNVWGYKGSTGDVDFTWDYHIMMNGFRSHPKVCGWLYTEHHDVINEWNGYVKYDRSPKIDGLSDLVPGMTMADFHSLYYIVPKIDLCSDVKGGSTVAVPLVASFMTDKNPGALILHTKLVGWDQLGRKAEYGQQALDIPFTPYLNGAVGEVSVDMPKGNGLYLLQMQLTDQAGKVLHRNFVTFVVKDGDPVQDTGLQCVSFAPASFSARDWSVKQWNVLDGLKVNGTGSGYFEYTIPWPAGLKKEDIAAASLVFEASAKQLFGKDLEGIDSLVDLDFMRGGGTHDPCKSTNSYAMTDQLRWESWVTVSVNGQKAGSYWLEDDPADHRGILSWHAQPHDNYLREAGSYGYLIEAALPLDALKEGEPIVLRLAVPDGITGGMALYGVDFGRYPLDPTLVFTKKTPLAAN from the coding sequence ATGAAAAGAAATCTATTCCTATGTTGCCTGTTGGCATTGGCGGCTACGGTCTCTCTGGGCCGCACCGTCGCAAAAATTCCGCTGCCTGAACATCCGCGTCCGGATTTCGAACGGTCCGAATGGATCAATCTCAACGGCCCGTGGGCTTTTACATTTAACGAAGCACTGGCCCAGAAAGCACTTCAGACAGGACAAACCGGCACTTTCGACCATACGATCAACGTCCCGTTCCCATGGGGTTCCCCGCTTTCGGGCGTGGCCAATCTCGGGGATTCCGCCTGGTACGCGCGGCAGGTCTCCATCCCCGAATCGTGGCGGGGCAAACGTGTTTTCCTGGTAATCGGCGCAGCGGACTGGGGAACCAAAGTGTGGCTCAACGGTCGCTACCTCGGAGCGCATGAAGGAGGCTATACACCGTTCGAATTCGAACTGACGCCCAACCTGCAATTCGGCATGCCGCAAAACCTCGTTATCGGCGTGGAAGATAAAGGCGGCAACGACCGGCTCGCAGGCAAACAGGGCTACGGCAACGCGCGCGGCATCTGGCAGACGGTTTACCTCGAAGCGCGTGGGAACGACTACATCGATTACGTGCATTTCACACCCGACATCGACCGCTCAGCGGTCAAAGTACAAGTAGGGCTGAATGGCGTTCCCGCCAAAGATGCGACCATCCGGATCAAATTCAAAAACGGGGAACAAACGGATTTCACCTACCAACCGAAAGGAAAGGCAAAAAAATCGACCGTACAAGAGTTCGAAATCCCGTTGTCCGACCAGCGTCTCTGGGAGCTGGACGACCCGTATCTGTACGAAACTACGGTCAGCCTGTATGCAAACGGACAACCGCAGGACCAGGTAGACAGCTATTTCGGCCAACGAAAAATCAGCACCACGATGCTGCCCGGCTCGGATTATCCTTATGTAGCGCTGAACAACAAGCCGGTCTACCTGCAACTGTGCCTGGACCAAAGCTATCATCCCGAGGGCTACTATACCTTCCCGAGCGACGAGTTCATGCGCGACGAGATTCTTCTGTCGAAACGCCTCGGACTAAACGGCAACCGTATCCACATTAAAGTCGAAGTGCCCCGCAAACTTTACTGGGCCGACAAACTGGGCCTGCTGATCATGGCCGACACGCCGAATTTCTGGGGCGAACCGACCGATTCCGCAAAGAAGGATTGGGAACACTGCATGCGTGCACAGGTCAAGCGAGACTACAACCACCCGTCGATTTTCTCATGGGTTAATTTCAACGAAACGTGGGGTCTGTTCACCAATACCGGAGGAACCGACGAAAAAGGCAAACCTAAACGGGCTTTCCTGCCGGAAACGCAGGAGTGGGTACGCAGCATGTACCACGAGACGAAGAAGCTCGATCCTTCGCGGTTGGTCGAGGACAATTCGCCCTGCAACGAAGATCATGTCCAGACCGACCTGAACACATGGCACGGCTATCATCCGGGTTATCAGTGGGAGGAGACGATCGCGCAATTCGACGACAACACGTATCCCGGTTCGACCCACAACTACATCGGAGGCAACCGCCAAGGGGGCGAACCGATGTTCAACAGCGAGTGCGGCAACGTGTGGGGTTACAAAGGAAGTACCGGCGATGTGGATTTCACCTGGGACTATCACATCATGATGAACGGTTTTCGTTCACACCCGAAAGTGTGCGGCTGGCTCTATACCGAACACCACGACGTGATCAACGAATGGAACGGTTATGTGAAATACGACCGTTCACCGAAGATCGACGGCCTCAGCGATCTGGTACCGGGTATGACGATGGCCGACTTCCACAGCCTTTACTATATAGTTCCGAAAATCGACCTTTGCAGCGATGTCAAAGGCGGCTCCACAGTAGCGGTTCCGCTGGTCGCTTCGTTTATGACCGACAAGAATCCGGGCGCGCTCATCCTCCACACGAAGTTGGTCGGATGGGATCAACTGGGACGCAAAGCAGAGTACGGGCAGCAAGCATTGGACATTCCCTTCACGCCTTACCTGAACGGGGCAGTAGGGGAAGTTTCGGTTGACATGCCCAAGGGCAATGGACTCTACCTGTTGCAGATGCAACTGACAGATCAGGCCGGAAAAGTCCTGCACCGCAACTTCGTCACCTTCGTGGTCAAAGACGGCGATCCGGTTCAGGATACCGGATTGCAATGCGTTTCGTTCGCTCCCGCATCGTTCTCGGCCCGGGATTGGTCGGTCAAGCAGTGGAACGTTCTGGACGGACTGAAAGTCAACGGCACCGGCAGCGGCTATTTCGAATACACGATTCCGTGGCCTGCCGGATTGAAAAAAGAGGATATCGCGGCCGCTTCGCTGGTGTTTGAAGCCTCTGCCAAACAGCTCTTCGGCAAAGATCTGGAAGGCATAGATTCGCTCGTGGATCTGGATTTTATGCGCGGCGGCGGCACGCACGACCCCTGCAAAAGTACGAATTCATACGCGATGACCGACCAACTGCGCTGGGAATCGTGGGTGACGGTCAGCGTGAACGGCCAGAAAGCGGGCAGTTACTGGCTCGAGGACGATCCGGCCGACCACCGCGGCATCCTCTCGTGGCATGCGCAACCGCACGACAACTACCTACGCGAAGCAGGCTCTTACGGCTACCTGATCGAAGCCGCTCTACCGCTGGATGCCTTGAAAGAAGGTGAACCGATCGTACTCCGCCTTGCGGTACCGGACGGCATTACCGGGGGAATGGCACTCTACGGCGTGGATTTCGGGCGCTATCCGCTCGATCCGACGCTGGTTTTTACCAAAAAGACGCCCCTGGCCGCCAATTGA
- the fabG gene encoding 3-oxoacyl-[acyl-carrier-protein] reductase: protein MKLLEGKVAVVTGAARGIGKAIAMKFAQEGASVAFTDLKADENFQNTEKELQALGVKAKGYTSNAADFEDTAKVVSEIVKDFGRIDVLVNNAGITRDGLMMRMSEQQWDMVINVNLKSAFNFIHAVTPIMMKQKNGSIINMASVVGVSGNAGQANYSASKAGLIGLAKSIAKELGSRGIRANAIAPGFIITDMTAQLSQEVRDEWAQKIPLRRGGTPEDVANAALFLASDLSGYVSGQTIHVCGGMNT from the coding sequence ATGAAACTACTTGAAGGAAAAGTTGCCGTGGTTACCGGTGCTGCACGCGGTATCGGCAAGGCGATTGCGATGAAGTTCGCTCAGGAAGGGGCTTCGGTAGCCTTTACCGACCTGAAGGCGGATGAGAATTTCCAGAACACAGAAAAAGAGCTGCAGGCGCTCGGCGTCAAAGCTAAGGGATATACCTCCAATGCCGCCGATTTCGAGGACACCGCCAAGGTGGTCTCCGAGATCGTCAAGGACTTCGGCCGGATTGACGTACTGGTCAACAATGCCGGCATTACCCGCGATGGCCTGATGATGCGCATGAGCGAGCAGCAGTGGGATATGGTGATCAATGTGAACCTGAAGTCCGCGTTTAACTTCATCCATGCGGTCACTCCCATCATGATGAAGCAGAAGAACGGCAGCATCATCAACATGGCTTCGGTTGTCGGTGTGTCGGGCAATGCCGGACAGGCTAACTATTCGGCATCGAAAGCGGGTCTGATCGGTCTGGCCAAATCTATTGCGAAAGAGCTCGGTTCACGCGGTATCCGTGCCAACGCGATTGCTCCTGGTTTCATCATCACCGACATGACTGCACAGCTTTCGCAGGAAGTGCGCGACGAATGGGCCCAGAAGATTCCGCTGCGCCGCGGCGGTACGCCTGAGGATGTGGCTAACGCCGCTCTGTTCCTCGCTTCCGACCTGTCGGGTTATGTCAGTGGACAGACCATTCACGTATGCGGTGGTATGAATACCTGA